The genomic region GCCCCGTTGGAGCCGATCACCGAGACGAACTCCCCTTCGGGAATGGACAGGGTCATGCCCCGCAGCACCGGGTTCTCGATGGGGGTGCCGGGATTGAAGGTGATGTGCAGGTCCTGGGCGTCTAGCATGGTGATGTCAGCCTGCCTTGGTCGTGCGACGGCCCGGCTTGCGGCGGGAGAAGGCGCGCGGCAGCACCAGCGCGGCACCCACCAGGATGGCCGTGATCAGGTTCAGGTCCTGGGCTTCCAGGCCGATGAAATCGCTGTTGAGGGCGATGGCGATGACCAGCCGGTACAGCACGGCCCCCAGCACGACAGCCAGCGTGGTCCAGATGATGCGCCGCGCCGGCAGGATGCCTTCGCCGACGATGACGGCCGCCAGGCCGATGACGATGGTGCCGATTCCCATGGAGATGTCGGCGCCGCCCTGGCTCTGCGCGAACAGCGCCCCCGCCAGGCCCACCAGCGCGTTGGAGATGGCCATGCCCAGCAGCACGGCATTGCCCGTGTTGACCCCCTGGGCACGCGCCATGCGGCCATTGGCGCCGGTAGCGCGCAGTGCCAGCCCCAGCTGGGAGGCAAAGAAGCGATCCAGCAGCAGCTTGAGTACGGCCACCAGCAGCAGCATGGCCAGCGGGCGCTCGACATAGTCAGGCAGCCAGCCGGGCAGGAAGGAAAAGACCGTGGGCTCGGAAATGAGCGGCACGTTGGGCCCCCCCATCACCCGCAGGTTGATGGAGTAGAGCGCGATCATCACCAGGATGCCGGCCAGCAGGTCCATGATGCGGAGCCGGACGTTGAGCCAGCCCGTGACCAGACCGGCCGCAGCCCCTGCCAGCATGCCGGCACCCGTGGCCAGGAAGGGATTGTGACCGGTGGAGATGAGGATGGCGGCCGTGGCCGCACCCAGCGGAAACGAGCCGTCGACAGTCAGGTCCGGGAAGTTCAGGACCCGAAAGGTGATGAACACACCCAGGGCCACCAGGCTGAAGACCAGGCCGATCTCCAGCGACCCCCACAGGGTATAGAAGGACACGGTCAGCGCCCCAGGATCTCGGAGGCCTCGGACTGCAGCTGCGCGGACAGCTCGACGCCCTGCTTGCGGGCGGCCTCGAGATTGAGGATGAGCACCAGGTTCTCGCTGGTCTCGCTGGCCATGTCACCAGGCTTCTCGCCCTTCAGGATGCGCACGATCTGCTTGCCTGCCTGCTTGCCCAGATCACGGTAGTCGACGCTGAGCACCGCCAGGGCGCCACGCCGGATGCTGCCGGTATCGGCCGCCACCAGCGGGATCCTGGCGTCATTGCCCACCTTGGCCACCGCTTCATAGGCGGCGACCACATTGTTGTCGGTACCGGTGTAGATGAGATCGACCTTGCCCACCAGCCGACGCGCCGCCTGCCCCACATCGACTGAACGGGGGGCCGCAGCCTCGACCAGCTCGATGCCGGCCTTGGACAGCGCCGCCTTCATCTCGTTCACGGCGACCTTGGAATTGGCCTCGGCCGGGTTGTAGATCATGCCGACCGTCTTGACGGAGGGAACGATCTTGCGGATGAGCTCGACCTGCCGGCCGGGCTCCAGGCGATCGGAGACGCCAGTGACGTTGGTGCCCGACGGGCCCATGGTCTTGACGAGCTGGGCCGCGACCGGGTCGGTGACGGCGCCGTAGACCACCGGAATCTGCTTGGTGGCCGCCACCACGGCCTGTGCGGCCGGGGTGCTGATGGCCAGGATGGCCGCGGGCTGGCTGCCCACGAACTTGCGGGCAATCTGGGCCACCGTGCCGGTATTGCCCTGGGCACTCTGGAAGGTCCAGTCCAGTGTCTTGCCGGATTCGTAGCCGGCCTCCTTCAGGGCTTCGGCCGCGCCATCGCGGAAGGCGTCCAGTGCCTGGTGGTCGACGATGGTGACGACGTTGACGGCAGGCGGCTCATCGGCAAAGGCCAGCGATGCGGCCAGCAGGCCACTGGTGGCCACGGCCGTTGCGGCTGCCATTCTGAGAAACGGACGACGTACTGCGAAACGCGCTTCACGCATCGGGGGGCTCTCCGACTGACTGACTCTTGGACTGAAGGCGGGGATTATACGGGTACACCACACCCCCGGCACGCGCCTTGACAGCAATGATCGACTTTCTGCCGGAATGCCTGCAAAGGTTCCGGACGCGTGCCCTGAGGGTTGTGCACAACACATGCGCCGATGCCGACCCCGATGTTCCGGGCGTCAAGCAAAATGTGACACAGTGTGTGCTAGTCTCTCCGACTCGTTTTCTGCCCGCCACTCTCCCAGGACCCTGCATCATGGAATGGCTGATCGTCACGCTCGCCTCCTTTGCCGCCGGTCTGGTGGATGCCATCGTCGGCGGTGGCGGCCTGATCCTGATCCCCGCCCTGTTCACCACCTTCCCGGACACCTCGCCGGCCACGCTCTTCGGCACCAACAAGAGCGCCGCGGTCTGGGGCACGGGCATGTCCGCCTGGCAGTACGGACAGCGGGTACGGCG from Lautropia mirabilis harbors:
- a CDS encoding ABC transporter permease, translated to MSFYTLWGSLEIGLVFSLVALGVFITFRVLNFPDLTVDGSFPLGAATAAILISTGHNPFLATGAGMLAGAAAGLVTGWLNVRLRIMDLLAGILVMIALYSINLRVMGGPNVPLISEPTVFSFLPGWLPDYVERPLAMLLLVAVLKLLLDRFFASQLGLALRATGANGRMARAQGVNTGNAVLLGMAISNALVGLAGALFAQSQGGADISMGIGTIVIGLAAVIVGEGILPARRIIWTTLAVVLGAVLYRLVIAIALNSDFIGLEAQDLNLITAILVGAALVLPRAFSRRKPGRRTTKAG
- a CDS encoding ABC transporter substrate-binding protein, whose amino-acid sequence is MAAATAVATSGLLAASLAFADEPPAVNVVTIVDHQALDAFRDGAAEALKEAGYESGKTLDWTFQSAQGNTGTVAQIARKFVGSQPAAILAISTPAAQAVVAATKQIPVVYGAVTDPVAAQLVKTMGPSGTNVTGVSDRLEPGRQVELIRKIVPSVKTVGMIYNPAEANSKVAVNEMKAALSKAGIELVEAAAPRSVDVGQAARRLVGKVDLIYTGTDNNVVAAYEAVAKVGNDARIPLVAADTGSIRRGALAVLSVDYRDLGKQAGKQIVRILKGEKPGDMASETSENLVLILNLEAARKQGVELSAQLQSEASEILGR